Proteins encoded by one window of Dioscorea cayenensis subsp. rotundata cultivar TDr96_F1 chromosome 6, TDr96_F1_v2_PseudoChromosome.rev07_lg8_w22 25.fasta, whole genome shotgun sequence:
- the LOC120263148 gene encoding uncharacterized protein LOC120263148 — protein MNETDSKCDGSGGLQSCFETNEEGYGPEKHKYLDFHAELDMNDPHFEIGMKFSSFNQFKELVRNYGIKNRYVMNFRPSNKKRCKAICKKGCPFYLWAASMIKDHNTIQIKSGILKHECTRDHNVRHVSAKWVVENYLDQFRVDPGWSIESIMQAVMKKQQVNITRLKAWKAKSIAKNLLDGDECEQIKSLYDYMLETRGQIQSPLVCGLEWDPALCSTSGNILIKGGTVANAHHKEVADVYI, from the exons ATGAATGAAACTGATTCTAAATGTGATGGATCTGGTGGGTTGCAATCATGTTTTGAGACAAATGAAGAAGGATATGGCCCAGAAAAGCACAAGTATTTAGATTTTCATGCTGAATTGGATATGAATGACCCACATTTTGAGATTGGAATGAAGTTCAGCAGTTTTAATCAATTCAAGGAGCTTGTTAGGAACTATGGAATTAAGAATAGGTACGTAATGAATTTTAGGCCCAGTAACAAGAAGAGGTGCAAGGCTATTTGCAAGAAAGGATGTCCTTTCTATTTATGGGCAGCTTCTATGATTAAAGACCACAACACTATACAAATAAAATCTGGAATCCTCAAACATGAGTGCACTAGGGATCACAATGTGAGGCATGTTAGTGCAAAATGGGTTGTTGAAAATTATTTGGATCAATTTAGGGTAGATCCAGGCTGGTCAATAGAAAGCATCATGCAAGCTGTGATGAAAAAGCAGCAAGTTAACATTACAAGACTAAAGGCTTGGAAGGCAAAAAGTATTgcaaaaaa CTTATTGGACGGTGATGAATGTGAGCAGATCAAGAGTTTATATGATTATATGCTTGAAACTCGCGGACAAATCCAGTCTCCACTC GTCTGTGGTCTGGAATGGGATCCGGCGCTCTGCTCCACTTCCGGGAACATCTTGATCAAGGGAGGGACTGTGGCGAACGCTCATCACAAGGAGGTCGCCGATGTCTATATCTAG